A stretch of Homo sapiens chromosome 12, GRCh38.p14 Primary Assembly DNA encodes these proteins:
- the CAPZA3 gene encoding F-actin-capping protein subunit alpha-3: protein MTLSVLSRKDKERVIRRLLLQAPPGEFVNAFDDLCLLIRDEKLMHHQGECAGHQHCQKYSVPLCIDGNPVLLSHHNVMGDYRFFDHQSKLSFKYDLLQNQLKDIQSHGIIQNEAEYLRVVLLCALKLYVNDHYPKGNCNMLRKTVKSKEYLIACIEDHNYETGECWNGLWKSKWIFQVNPFLTQVTGRIFVQAHFFRCVNLHIEISKDLKESLEIVNQAQLALSFARLVEEQENKFQAAVLEELQELSNEALRKILRRDLPVTRTLIDWHRILSDLNLVMYPKLGYVIYSRSVLCNWII from the coding sequence ATGACACTTAGCGTGCTGAGCAGGAAGGACAAGGAAAGAGTAATTCGCAGACTGTTATTACAGGCCCCTCCAGGGGAATTTGTAAATGCCTTTGATGATCTCTGTCTGCTTATCCGTGATGAAAAACTTATGCACCACCAAGGTGAGTGTGCAGGCCACCAACACTGCCAAAAATATTCTGTACCACTCTGCATCGATGGAAATCCAGTACTCTTGTCTCACCACAATGTAATGGGCGACTACCGATTTTTTGACCATCAAAGCAAACTTTCTTTCAAATATGACCTGCTTCAAAATCAGCTGAAAGACATCCAAAGTCATGGTATCATTCAGAATGAGGCAGAATACCTGAGAGTTGTTCTTCTGTGCGCCTTAAAACTGTATGTGAATGACCACTATCCAAAAGGAAATTGCAACATGCTGAGAAAAACTGTCAAAAGTAAGGAGTACTTGATAGCTTGCATTGAAGATCACAACTATGAAACAGGAGAGTGCTGGAACGGACTTTGGAAATCTAAATGGATTTTCCAAGTTAACCCATTTCTAACCCAAGTAACGGGAAGAATATTTGTGCAAGCTCACTTCTTCAGGTGTGTCAACCTTCATATTGAAATATCCAAGGACCTGAAAGAAAGCTTGGAAATAGTTAACCAAGCTCAACTGGCTCTAAGTTTTGCAAGGCTTGTGGAAGAGCAAGAGAACAAATTTCAAGCTGCAGTCTTGGAAGAATTACAGGAGTTATCCAATGAAGCCCTGAGAAAAATTCTACGAAGGGATCTTCCAGTGACCCGCACTCTTATTGACTGGCACAGGATACTCTCTGACTTGAATCTGGTGATGTATCCTAAATTAGGATATGTCATTTATTCAAGAAGTGTGTTGTGCAACTGGATAATATAA